A single Fusobacterium hominis DNA region contains:
- the def gene encoding peptide deformylase, which yields MIYEIKKYGSDILREEAKNVEKIDDEIKTILDNMVETMYETKGVGLAAPQVGISLRMFVCDKGDGVVKKIINPKITPLTNTLTECEEGCLSVPGIYKKVRRPEKIKIEYTNIDGENVTEEVDDFLAIIMQHEYDHLDGILFVDKVSPIAKRMISRKLQAMKKETKKAEEVED from the coding sequence ATGATATACGAAATAAAAAAATATGGAAGCGACATTTTAAGAGAAGAAGCTAAAAATGTTGAAAAAATAGATGATGAAATTAAAACTATTTTAGATAATATGGTTGAAACTATGTATGAAACTAAAGGTGTAGGACTTGCTGCACCACAAGTAGGGATTAGTTTGAGAATGTTTGTTTGTGATAAAGGGGATGGAGTTGTAAAGAAAATAATAAATCCTAAAATAACACCTCTTACTAATACACTTACAGAATGTGAAGAAGGATGCTTAAGTGTTCCTGGAATTTATAAGAAAGTAAGAAGACCTGAAAAAATAAAAATAGAATATACAAATATAGATGGGGAAAATGTAACAGAAGAAGTAGATGACTTTTTAGCAATTATAATGCAACATGAATATGATCATTTAGATGGAATATTATTTGTAGATAAAGTGTCTCCTATTGCTAAAAGAATGATATCAAGAAAATTGCAAGCTATGAAAAAAGAGACAAAAAAGGCTGAAGAAGTGGAGGATTAA